A DNA window from Tachysurus fulvidraco isolate hzauxx_2018 chromosome 4, HZAU_PFXX_2.0, whole genome shotgun sequence contains the following coding sequences:
- the cep68 gene encoding centrosomal protein of 68 kDa isoform X2 produces MEQRNYGTRKSRIPAFIRSGYTSRLTEETCDTSKSLREQDAKDFNREGGASRKTVTMAPTSRYMTGRSLYKARKPLISTEHQISILKNPLTHEYSERGQLSNSKNRQSQGGTGSNILDSTSDPQITASSLSSTREEMCASLNLSELRLCSPHGEPNFSPVHSANIVESRSLCSSPLDDLSLTASLSPKWTSTQRCFPHLYNSQTCISKSTNTRAYKKERHSLSDTGFSVSNSKRYLSEPKQMSHYQNNYWACAIPSTLPPSPDRRSPSWDPDKEYLTLLDYTYPLRPNRTNAWSSNKHRMQTDQPLQDSGIEVDSFLSSSSLSFLDQPLSVLRQDRSDQTYNQTFGFQCPNLRKLADSKSSGIRASGSMDSLIEQVGLSLESLDCGKDNFYYKKSGIISASRSAPTFIRSTSILPHVGSLGDWDEEFLHLPEKLQEIQDLSQKLKDITTQISQPVNKNWEPLKRESASSLVQVDKLAAEATCVQGSTEDVPLTVQMEGLDTRLQAASHQVIDVKAIVDQLSGMSSYELKRKMETDDGVEETQVSLLQHLQLFCSNLQKLTQWLHKVVQKMDVLSPPSVDIESVKTSLADYK; encoded by the exons ATGGAGCAGAGGAACTATGGGACACGAAAGAGCAGGATCCCAGCTTTTATTCGCAGTGGCTACACAAGTCGTCTCACAGAGGAAACCTGTGACACATCAAAGTCACTGCGTGAACAGGACGCTAAGGACTTCAACAGAGAGGGTGGTGCTAGCAGAAAAACTGTTACCATGGCACCTACTTCTAGGTACATGACAGGCAGGAGCTTGTACAAGGCCCGAAAGCCACTGATCTCAACAGAGCACCAGATTTCAATCCTAAAGAATCCTCTCACACATGAGTACTCAGAAAGG GGCCAGTTGAGTAATTCCAAAAATCGTCAATCACAAGGAGGGACAGGTTCTAACATTTTGGATAGCACAAGTGATCCCCAGATCACTGCATCTTCTCTTTCATCAACCAGGGAAGAAATGTGTGCTTCCTTGAATTTGTCAGAGCTCAGGCTATGTTCTCCTCATGGGGAACCTAATTTCAGCCCTGTTCATTCAGCAAATATAGTTGAAAGTAGGAGCCTTTGTAGTTCCCCTTTAGATGATTTGAGCCTTACAGCCTCATTAAGTCCAAAGTGGACTTCCACCCAGCGTTGTTTTCCTCATTTATACAATTCCCAAACTTGTATATCTAAAAGTACAAACACAAGAGCAtacaagaaagagagacattCCCTATCTGACACTGGCTTCTCAGTGAGTAACAGCAAGAGATACTTATCTGAGCCTAAACAAATGTCCCACTATCAAAACAATTACTGGGCCTGTGCTATCCCCAGTACCTTACCACCTTCTCCAGACCGTAGGTCTCCCAGCTGGGACCCTGACAAGGAGTATCTGACCCTCCTGGATTACACATACCCTCTAAGGCCCAACAGGACCAATGCCTGGAGTTCAAACAAACACAGGATGCAAACTGATCAACCTTTACAAGACTCTGGTATTGAAGTGGACAGTTTTCTAAGTTCTTCTAGTCTTTCTTTTTTGGACCAGCCTCTTTCTGTATTGAGACAGGATAGATCTGATCAAACTTATAATCAAACATTTGGATTTCAGTGTCCAAATCTGAGGAAATTGGCAGATTCCAAGTCATCAGGTATCAGGGCATCTGGAAGTATGGATTCCTTAATAGAGCAGGTGGGTTTATCATTGGAAAGTCTGGATTGTGGGAAAGACAACTTTTATTATAAGAAATCTGGCATCATTTCTGCATCCAGGTCAGCCCCAACCTTTATCAGGTCCACAAGCATCTTACCCCATGTGGGGTCTCTCGGTGATTGGGATGAGGAGTTTCTCCACTTGCCTGAAAAGCTACAGGAGATTCAGGATCTTTCTCAAAAATTAAAAGACATTACAACACAGATAAGTCAACCAGTCAACAAAAACTGGGAGCCTCTGAAGAGGGAGAGTGCGTCTTCATTAGTACAGGTGGATAAACTGGCAGCTGAGGCCACTTGTGTGCAAGGGTCTACTGAAGATGTTCCTCTCACTGTGCAGATGGAAGGACTGGATACTAGACTACAGGCAGCCAGCCATCAAGTGATTGATGTGAAAGCCATTGTAGATCAGCTGAGTGGAATGTCTTCATACGAGTTAAAGAGGAAGATGGAGACTGATGATGGGGTGGAAGAGACCCAGGTTTCCCTCTTGCAGCACTTACAA CTGTTCTGCTCAAATTTACAAAAACTGACTCAGTGGTTGCACAAGGTGGTACAGAAGATGGATGTCCTTTCCCCTCCTTCAGTCGACATTGAGAGTGTTAAAACCTCTCTAGCTGATTATAAG TGA
- the cep68 gene encoding centrosomal protein of 68 kDa isoform X1 — MEQRNYGTRKSRIPAFIRSGYTSRLTEETCDTSKSLREQDAKDFNREGGASRKTVTMAPTSRYMTGRSLYKARKPLISTEHQISILKNPLTHEYSERGQLSNSKNRQSQGGTGSNILDSTSDPQITASSLSSTREEMCASLNLSELRLCSPHGEPNFSPVHSANIVESRSLCSSPLDDLSLTASLSPKWTSTQRCFPHLYNSQTCISKSTNTRAYKKERHSLSDTGFSVSNSKRYLSEPKQMSHYQNNYWACAIPSTLPPSPDRRSPSWDPDKEYLTLLDYTYPLRPNRTNAWSSNKHRMQTDQPLQDSGIEVDSFLSSSSLSFLDQPLSVLRQDRSDQTYNQTFGFQCPNLRKLADSKSSGIRASGSMDSLIEQVGLSLESLDCGKDNFYYKKSGIISASRSAPTFIRSTSILPHVGSLGDWDEEFLHLPEKLQEIQDLSQKLKDITTQISQPVNKNWEPLKRESASSLVQVDKLAAEATCVQGSTEDVPLTVQMEGLDTRLQAASHQVIDVKAIVDQLSGMSSYELKRKMETDDGVEETQVSLLQHLQLFCSNLQKLTQWLHKVVQKMDVLSPPSVDIESVKTSLADYKSFQEEVQAHRPLTTAVLHTGEILLCCMNSASPFLKDTLMLIERQSHVLETHSDHLFNSILSTMDCLTEPNSQHNTEETSFSSQDKSTVQ; from the exons ATGGAGCAGAGGAACTATGGGACACGAAAGAGCAGGATCCCAGCTTTTATTCGCAGTGGCTACACAAGTCGTCTCACAGAGGAAACCTGTGACACATCAAAGTCACTGCGTGAACAGGACGCTAAGGACTTCAACAGAGAGGGTGGTGCTAGCAGAAAAACTGTTACCATGGCACCTACTTCTAGGTACATGACAGGCAGGAGCTTGTACAAGGCCCGAAAGCCACTGATCTCAACAGAGCACCAGATTTCAATCCTAAAGAATCCTCTCACACATGAGTACTCAGAAAGG GGCCAGTTGAGTAATTCCAAAAATCGTCAATCACAAGGAGGGACAGGTTCTAACATTTTGGATAGCACAAGTGATCCCCAGATCACTGCATCTTCTCTTTCATCAACCAGGGAAGAAATGTGTGCTTCCTTGAATTTGTCAGAGCTCAGGCTATGTTCTCCTCATGGGGAACCTAATTTCAGCCCTGTTCATTCAGCAAATATAGTTGAAAGTAGGAGCCTTTGTAGTTCCCCTTTAGATGATTTGAGCCTTACAGCCTCATTAAGTCCAAAGTGGACTTCCACCCAGCGTTGTTTTCCTCATTTATACAATTCCCAAACTTGTATATCTAAAAGTACAAACACAAGAGCAtacaagaaagagagacattCCCTATCTGACACTGGCTTCTCAGTGAGTAACAGCAAGAGATACTTATCTGAGCCTAAACAAATGTCCCACTATCAAAACAATTACTGGGCCTGTGCTATCCCCAGTACCTTACCACCTTCTCCAGACCGTAGGTCTCCCAGCTGGGACCCTGACAAGGAGTATCTGACCCTCCTGGATTACACATACCCTCTAAGGCCCAACAGGACCAATGCCTGGAGTTCAAACAAACACAGGATGCAAACTGATCAACCTTTACAAGACTCTGGTATTGAAGTGGACAGTTTTCTAAGTTCTTCTAGTCTTTCTTTTTTGGACCAGCCTCTTTCTGTATTGAGACAGGATAGATCTGATCAAACTTATAATCAAACATTTGGATTTCAGTGTCCAAATCTGAGGAAATTGGCAGATTCCAAGTCATCAGGTATCAGGGCATCTGGAAGTATGGATTCCTTAATAGAGCAGGTGGGTTTATCATTGGAAAGTCTGGATTGTGGGAAAGACAACTTTTATTATAAGAAATCTGGCATCATTTCTGCATCCAGGTCAGCCCCAACCTTTATCAGGTCCACAAGCATCTTACCCCATGTGGGGTCTCTCGGTGATTGGGATGAGGAGTTTCTCCACTTGCCTGAAAAGCTACAGGAGATTCAGGATCTTTCTCAAAAATTAAAAGACATTACAACACAGATAAGTCAACCAGTCAACAAAAACTGGGAGCCTCTGAAGAGGGAGAGTGCGTCTTCATTAGTACAGGTGGATAAACTGGCAGCTGAGGCCACTTGTGTGCAAGGGTCTACTGAAGATGTTCCTCTCACTGTGCAGATGGAAGGACTGGATACTAGACTACAGGCAGCCAGCCATCAAGTGATTGATGTGAAAGCCATTGTAGATCAGCTGAGTGGAATGTCTTCATACGAGTTAAAGAGGAAGATGGAGACTGATGATGGGGTGGAAGAGACCCAGGTTTCCCTCTTGCAGCACTTACAA CTGTTCTGCTCAAATTTACAAAAACTGACTCAGTGGTTGCACAAGGTGGTACAGAAGATGGATGTCCTTTCCCCTCCTTCAGTCGACATTGAGAGTGTTAAAACCTCTCTAGCTGATTATAAG AGTTTTCAGGAGGAAGTCCAAGCCCACAGGCCACTTACTACAGCTGTCCTCCACACTGGAGAGATTCTTTTGTGCTGTATGAACTCAGCCTCTCCTT TTCTGAAGGACACATTGATGCTTATAGAGAGGCAGTCCCATGTGTTGGAGACTCATTCAGATCACCTTTTCAACTCAATCTTATCCACCATGGACTGTCTCACTGAACCAAACTCTCAGCACAACACTG AAGAGACATCATTCAGCAGTCAGGAtaagagtacagtacagtag